The region ACTCCCCGAAGACCACGCTGTTGTTGTAGTACTCCGGGAACTTCGTCTCCGAGGTGTTCGCCGAGTCGTACTTGTAGATCGGTCCGCCGTGCGGACCGACGCCACCGGTGCCGATGACCGGCCACTGGAAGTCGCAGGTCGCCGGCGGGGTCTGGAGGTAGCCTCCGGCGCAGGTGGTCCGGGCCTCGTAGGTGTACCAGAACTGCGGCTGCGCCACCGCCGGCAGGACCGTACGACCGGTGTTGCGCGGCGAGTTGTTCACCGGGGCGCCGCAGTTGAACGGCTCCCCGGAGGTACGGGTGGCAAAGTCGTAGTCGATGTACGGCAGACTCGGCGAGTAGCAGTACGGCCAGCCGTAGTTGGCCGCCTTGTTGGTGGCGAACCACCGGCCGACGCCCTCCGGACCCCGGGTCGGGCTGGAGGTACGCGAGTCCGGCGAGTAGTCACCGACGTACACGAAGCCGTTGCTGTCCACGTCGAACCGGAACGGGTTGCGCAGGCCCATCAGGAAGATCTCCGGACGGGTCCGGTTGTCGTAGTCGGCGTTCTCCGGGAACAGGTTCCCGGCCGGGATGCTGTACGTACCATTTTCCTTGACCTTGAGTCGCAGCACCTTGCCGCGCAGGTCGTTGGTGTTGCCGGCGGAGCGCTGGGCGTCGTAGCCCGGCCCCTGGGTGGGCGACTCGTTGATCGGGACGAAGCCGTCCGAGCCGCTGGCGTTGGTGTCGTCACCGGTGATCAGGTAGACCAGACCCTTGCCGTCGAACTTCACCTTGCCGGCCACGTGGCAGCAGATGCCCCGGTCGGTGTCGACCCGGATGATCTGCTGCTCGGTCGACATGTCCAGTCGAGGGGTCGGCCCGTCGACGAACTTCACCCGGGACAGTTGGTTGTAGCCCTTGAACGCGTTCCAGACCGTCGGGTCGGTGCTGGTCGCCGGCGCGTCGCCCTCGTTGACACCGGGGGTGGCCGGGTTGTCCAACGGAGTGTTCAGCGGCGGCGAGTAGTAGATGTAGACCCACTTGCTGGTGGCGAAGTCGGGCGCGATCGTGATCGTCTGCAACCCGTCCTCGTCGTGCTGGTACACCGGCACGGTGGTGATCACCGGGCTGGCGCCGGTCGTCGGGTCGTACAGCCGGATCTCACCGCCACGGGTGTTGTGCAGCACCCGCCCGTCGGGCAGCACCGACAGCGACATCGGCTCGCCCGGCTCGTCGTTGAGGGTGACCTTCTCGTAGTTGCCGAGTACGGTCGCGCCGCAGTCGCCCTCGACCACGCCGGCCGCCCACTGGATGCCGCCGAGCAGGTGCTTCTTGAAACCACCAACCCGGTACGTCTCGATCGAATGGCCGAGGCCGGTGTAGAACGAACGACCGCCCTGGTAGTCCTTGCACCAGCTCACCGGGTGGTCGAAGCCCATCGTGCCGCCCGCGAAGCTCTTCTCCTGCGCGGTGGCGAGCACGTGCGACGTACCCCGGACGTTGCTGGAAAAGTTGTACCACTCCTCGGTCAGGGTCATCGTCTGCGGCGTCGCCTCGGTGGCCGGGTGCACCCGGTCGGCGACCTCGACCACACCGGCCTCGGTGCTGGCCACACCGGACGCCTTCGCGCCGACCAGGTTCTGGTAGAACGCCCAGTCCGGCTCGGTCTCCGCAGCCGCGTGCACGCCGACGTAACCGCCGCCGGCCTTGACGTACGACTCGAACGCCGCTTCCTGGCCGGGGTTGAGCACGTTGCCGGTGGTGTTGAGGAAGACCACCGCGCGGTAGTCCGCCAGGTTCTCGGCGGTGAACGCCGCCCCGTCCTGGGTGACCGTCGCGGTGAACCCGTTCGCCGAGGCCAAAGCCTGGATCGTACGCACACCGTCCGAGATGGACGGCCGGCGCGTACCGGCGGTCTTGGTGAAGACGAGTACCCGGTAGTCGTCCGGTGCACGGACCTCGGAGCGCAGGGCCGCCGGCCCGTTCTCGGCGGTGACCAGGCGTTCCTCGGCGGTGCCCGGATCGGGTGCGGCCGAGGCCGGAACGGCGACCAGGCCGGGGATGACGATGGTGGCGCCGGCCACGGCGGCGAGCCACCGGCGCAGGGGTCTTGTCATATGTTCCTCCGGGGGTGTGGAGCGGGCATGCGGCCGCACCCGTCGAACCGGACGCGCACGGGTCCGGTCCCGGTGGTTCGGTTGCCACAATGAGGTGTGCTGCCGCGTCCGTATGGATGGTGCGCGATCTCGCAGGACCCGTCACCGGCTGCCGACCGATGATTCCGGGATGCTGTCCGTTACCGGGTGGACGCGTGCGCCGGCACGACGATCCACGCTTCCTGCTGCTCGGGCCGGTCGTGCTGCACCGGTCCCGCCACCGCCGCGTGGGCGGAGGATCAGGGGCTCAGCCGCGCTGCGTCGGCCGAGAAAATCGGTACGGGAACTGGGCGGAGGGTTGGCCGCCTGTCGTACCGGGTCATCCGGCCGTGATGGGCCGGGGGAGCGTTGGCGGGCGGCTGGAGGCTGTCTTGTCCATGTCTCGCTACCTTCCTCGCGGCCGGAGCCGCGGCGACGATGCGGGAGTTGGCGGTGGGACAGTGGCGCCGCCGATGCGCAACTGAAACGTTTTTGTGTGCCCCGTACTGGGGTTTCGGGAGGTGCTCTGGCTGAAACAGAACCTTAATCCGTGGGCAACACGAAAGATAGACCCAAGACCAACTAACTTCCGTCGATCCCAACAGAAGTCCCCCCTCCCCCCGCACAAAAGCCCCCTCCCCCCTCCCCCTCCCCCCTCCCTCCCCCTCCCCCCGCGCGCGTCCCTACCCTCCCGCGATCTAGGGCAAATACGTGTTGTTTGATCTCTGCGCGCCACCATTTGCCCTAGATCGACGGGGAGGGGGGCGGGCGCGGCGGGGGGAGGGAGGGGGGAGGGGGAGGGAGGGGGGAGGGGCGGGGAGGGGGTGCGGGTTTGGGGGCGGGGTGGTATGGGGGTGTGCGCCTATGATGTTTGGGTGGTGTGTGTTTTGTGGAGTTGTCGGTGACGGATCGAGACGAGGTTGGGCACGGTGGTCAGAGGTAGGTTCATCCGGTTCGACGAGGCCCGTGGATACGGATTCATCACGCCTGACGGCGGTGGTGAGGACGTCTTCGTGCACGCGAATGTGTTGGGTGACGGGAAATACGCGTTCGTTCCGGGGATGCCGGTGGAGTTCGACGCGGTGGAGAGCGATCGGGGCATGAAGGCCCTCGCGGTCCGCATTCTCAAATCGGACCGGGCGGCGACGCCGGCCGGCAACGGGCTGTCCGGCGAGGTTTCGGTGGTGGAGCGTTCCGAGGACGACGGCATGTGTGACGTACTCACCCCGGCCGGCTTCCGGCACGAGGTGACCGAGCTGCTGCTCAATGCCGTGCCGACGATGACCGGGGCGCAGATCGTCCAGTTACGGCAGGGTCTCGTCGTGCTCGCCCAGCGACACGGCTGGGTGGAGCACTGACGGTACGCACATACGGGCGGGCGGGCAGCGGCGGGAGAGTCGCGACCCGCCCGCAGTTTGTGAAGGCGTATTTATAATGCTCGAATCTGCCGAAGACCCCTATTCTCCGGGTCATTCACCAGAATATGCGTACCGTCCGGGTAAGACAGTTCTCATCGGCATCACATTGACTTCAAATTGCCGTACTCCATAGATTTCCAGCTATTCGCGTCGCCGTGACCGTGGGTGTTCCGGGCGGCGTGTTCCGGCAGAAACAACTGGAGGCGGTTCATCATGGCAGAAATTCGCGCATTCCGGCGGGCGTTGGGCGTGGCGCTCGGCGGGCTGGTCGCGATCCCGGTCATACTCGTCGGATCCGCGGGGCCGGCGCAGGCCGCGCCGAACTGCGGTGCGGTGGTCACCGCCAGTACGACCGTCACCGCGAACCTGGTCGACTGCCCCGGTGACGGACTCGTGATCGGGGCCCACAACATCGTGCTCAACCTCAACGGCAGGACCATCGACGGCGTCGGGCTCGGCGTGGGCGTACACAACAACGGTTTCGACAGGGTGACCATCCGCAACGGTACGATCACCGGGTTCGACTACGGCGTCCGGCTCAACCCCGGCACCCTCGGGAACCTGGTCACCGCGATCACCGCCCGGCACAACGAGGTCGCCGGGGTGGAACTGGTCAACGCCGACACCAACAACCGGGTCATCGGCAATGTGCTGGAGTTCCAGTCGCAGCGCGGGATCGCCGTGCTCGGCGGTTCGACCGGCAACATCGTGCGCGGCAACACCGTACGGGAGAACCGGGACGGCATCTACGTCGAGAACTCGGCCAGCAACACCGTCGAGACCAACCAGGTGATCGACAGCAGTGACCGGGGAATCGAGGTGGTCGGCTCGCAACGGGTGACGCTGCGGTCCAACACCCTCACCGGCAGCGGGGACGCGGCACTCGCCCTGTCCGGCTCCAATCTCAACACCGTCGACAGCAACACCGTCACCGGCAGTGGCGACGCCGGAATTCTGCTCGGCACCGCACACGACAACCAGGTGCTCAACAACCGGGTCTCGGGCAGCGGCGACGCCGGGATCCTGCTCGACGTCGCGCACCGCAACACCGTACGGGCGAACAACCTGAACGTCAGCGCGCCCAACGCCAGCGGTATCGAGCTGATCGGGTCGAACAGCAACGTACTCCAGTCCAACACCGCCAACGCCCAGCTGAGCAGTGGTGTCGAACTACAGAACTCGGCCGCCAACCGGTTGCTGAGCAATACCGCGAACACGAACAACGGGGCCGGCATCTTCGTCACCGGCTCGGCCGAGACGGCGGGCAACGTACTCGACGGGAACACCACCAACGCCAACAACGGCAACGGCATCGTCGTCGACAACGCGGGCAACACGGTCCGGCGCAACATCGCCCGGAACAACAGTGGCTGGGGGATCTACGCCGCGCCGGGCAACACCGACGGCGGCGGCAACCGGGCCAGCGGCAACAGCCAGGTCGGCCAGTGTTACGGCGTGACCTGCACGGCATAAGCGAATCGGCTACGACCGAATCGGCTACGACCGAATCGGCTACGACCGAATCGGCTACGACCGGGGTGGTTCCGGGGGCGCGGTATATCGGCCGTCCGGAGCCGCCCCCGGCTGTTCCGGACGGCGGGCGCTTCCGCCTGCGGTCAGTGGGCGCTGACGGTCGGTGCCACTGACGGTCGGTGCCACTGACGGTCAGCGGGGCGGTTCGGGTTCGGTCACGTCGGCGACGGTGGCGTCGAGTGCGCGTACCGCCTCGTCGGCGTCGAGTGCGATGGCGACGCCCCGCTCGCCTGCGCCCAGGGTGATCCGCCGCCCGCGTACGCGTTCGTCGGCGACGACCGGCCAGGCGGTGGTCGCGCCGAACGGGGTGATGGTGCCGCGCTCGTACCCGGTCGCGTCCCTGGCCGTGCCGGCGTCGGGCAGCGAGAGCCGGTTGACGCCCAGCAGCGCGCGCAGCTTGGGCCAGGAGATGACCCGGTCACCCGGTACGAGTACGAAGACGTAGTCGTCGTCGCCCCGGCGGATCACGATCGTCTTCACGATGTCGGCGACCGCCAACCCGAGCGCGGCGGCGGCCTCGGCCACGCTGCCCACCGGCCCGTGTCGGATCACCTCGTACGTTACGGCGGCGGAGTCGAGAGCGGTGACGGCGGAGCCGGGCATGGCTGCACAGTACCTCCGGTCGGTGCGGCCGGTCGCGAGGTTCGGGAGGTGACGGCGTTCACCTGCCGATCCGAGGGAAGGCGGCATTCACCTGGCGATCCATCGGATGTCGATGTCCCGTCGGTAAGCCCGTGTCGATCCGGGAACACGGGCTTTGCCGGCCTACTTACCGACAGTGGTTGTGAAAGCGTTCAAAGTGCTGGTAGACATCGGATGTATCACGGCCGTTGGGTGCCCGAGAGCCGGATGAGTCACACCGCAGCGGACGGTCCGGCGGCGCTGGTGCAGCGTTGCCGCCACGCCGGGCGGTGCGGGTCGCCGACTCCGGTGGCGCCGCACTGGGAGCCTGTGAGCTGACTGTCCGCGCGGGCCGGAGGGGAACGAGCATGGCGCTCACCGACGAAGCGATCCACAAGATCAAAGAGATGATCGTCTCCGGCGAACTGCGCCCCGGCGACCGGCTGCCCAAGGAGGCCGACCTGGCCGACCGGCTGGGGCTGTCCCGCAATTCGCTGCGGGAGGCGGTCAAGGCGCTGTCGGTGATCCGCGTGCTTGACGTACGACAGGGCGACGGCACCTACGTGACCAGCCTCGACCCCGGTCTGCTGCTCGACGCGATGAGCTTCGTCGTCGATTTCCACCGCGACGACACGGTGCTCCAGTTCCTGGAGGTGCGTCGGATCCTGGAGCCGGCCGCCGCCGCGATGGCCGCCCAGCGGATGACCGAGGAGGGCATCGCCACCCTGCGTACGCTGCTCGACGGGTTGGGCGGTGAGCCGACAATCGACGCGCTGGTCGCCAACGACCTCGAATTCCATCGGCAGATCGCGGCGGGCGCCGGCAACGACGTGCTCTGCTCGCTGATCGACAGCCTCTCCGGACCGACCACCCGGGCCCGGATCTGGCGCGGCCTGACCCAGGAGAGTGCGGTCGCCCGCACCCGCGAGCAGCACGCGGCCATCCTCGACGCGATCGCCTCCCGGCAGCCCGAACTGGCCCGGTCCTGGGCCACCGTGCACGTGGCCGGCGTCGAGGAGTGGTTGCGCCGCGCGCTCTGAGCGCCGGCCCGCGTCCCGGTCGGTCCCGGACCGCTGCCGCAGGCTCGCGACGCCACCCGAGCGCCGGCGGTACGCGTCGAAGGCTGGTCACCGGTGGCTACCCTTCCGGCGTGTACCTCTCCGGCACCAGCTCCCCGGCATGACCATGCGGCCCCCGGCCCCGCTCCGGTCGCGTCCGGTGCAGTACGCCATCCTCTGTGGATACGTCGTGCTCCTTGCCGCGTGGGTGGTCGGCAGCCTCCGGCTCCGGGACACCGGTTACGGGCAGTCGGTGTATCTCGGCGGCATCCTGGTGATGATCATCGTCCAGTCGCTGTGGGCGTGGGTGAACGGCCGGGAACACTCGGGCAGCCGCCGGAGGACGGTCTTCGCCCCACCCCGCACCGACGGGCCGCCGGTCCTGGTCGCGCCCGCCCGTGCCTGGTGGCGTACGGACCGGTCCTGGCGGCTGTTCGCCGGTGTGGCGTTGATCCAATACTCGATTTTCACGCTGGGGCAGGACCTGTCCGAACTCGACTGGCTGCTCTGGGCGAGTGGCCTTGTCGTACTGCTCGCCGGGGTGGCCGTGGTCGGGACGATCGTGAGAATCCTGCTGGACATCCATCGGGGTGCGGATCTGGAGTTGCGGCCGGGCGGGGTGTCACTGCCCGGACTGACGGGTCGGCTGGAGGTGCCCTGGGCGGAGCTGCCGTCCGGCCGGTTGAGGGGACGCGGCCACACCGACCGGCTCGTCCTGCGGGTGCGGCGGCCGACGTCGAGCGGGCTGTTCCGTCGTCGCCGACCGGTGACCGTCTGGTTCGACCGGTACGCCGTCGCGCCGGAGCTTCTGACCGGTGCGATCCGGCACTACCTGGATCATCCCGAGCACCGCGCCGCCATCGGCACCGACGAGGAGTACGTGCGGCTCCACGTCCTTCTCCACCGAGAGCCGGATCCGGTGGGGTAGATGGCGGGGACTGATACTCCCTTGTCGTATTTCTGACCGGTAACCCTGGCCCGTTCGGCTGGGAGTCGACCGACTACAGGTCTTACGCTCTGCATCATGTTCGATACTCTCCGGCAGGACTTTCGGCGGAACCGGGACCCGTTGGTCCGGCTCGTGCTCGCGGTCTTCCGCTTCGGGCAGTGGACGGCTGCCCGGCGTACCGCCACGCGGCGGTGCTGGACCCTGCCGTACAAGGTGTTGAATCTGCTGGTCATCCGGCTCGGCACGAACAGCGACCTGCCCCGCGAGCTGAGCTGCGGCCCGGGGCTGCGCCTGTTCCACCCGTACGGGCTGGTGTTCCACCGGGATGCCCGGCTCGGGCGGAACGTGAGCATGTACCACCAGGTGACGATCGGGCGGCGGGACCACAGTGGTGAGCCGGTCATCGGCGACGAGGTGACGGTGGGCGCGGGCGCGACCGTACTCGGGCCGATCGTGATCGGGCGGGGCGCGAAGATCGGGGCCGGGGCCACGGTGCTGGACGACGTCCCGCCCGGCGGCCGGGCCCTCGGCCCAAGAGCGTCGGTCACAAGCCTCTCCACCACCAACCGACCGCCCCTACTCGACCCCGCACTCCCCCCAGACACCCCCCTCACAAACCCCAACTAGCACGCCCCGAGCACGCCCCGAGCACGCCCCGAGCACGCCCCGAGCACGCGCCGATCTTGGACTTGTGGCTGTACGCAAATCCGTACGAGTTTCCTAACTCGGGCACCACAAGTGCAAGATCGGCGACGAGAGTGAGGGGAGGGGGGAGGGGGGCTAGTGGACTACGGCTAGTGGGGAGTGGGTGTGGTGGAGTAGTTGTTGGCTGACCGAGCCGAGGACGAGTCCTCGGAAGCCGCCCTGGCCTCGGCTGCCGACCACCACCAGTTGGGCCTGCCGGCTCGCCTCGACCAGGACGGCGGTCGGGTGGCCGGGTACCACCTCGGCGGTGATCGGCAGGTCCGGGTACCGGTCCCGCCAGCCGGCCAGCTCCTCGTCCAGCGCGGCCAGCTCGTCCCGGCTGACGTCGGCCGGATCCGGGTCGGCCGGACGCCACGGCCGCCTCGGCTCATGCCGGGCCCGGATCGCGTGCACCGGGACCGCCCGGCTGAGCGCCCGCCGCACCGCCCAGTCCAGCGCGAGCCGGGCGTACGGCGAACCGTCCGTCCCGACCACGATCCGCCGCCGGCCGTGATCAGCACCCCGACCGGCATCCCGATCGGCGGCGACGGGGGCATCGGGAGGGTCGACGGTCGATGGGCGGACGATCACGACCGGGCACTGGGCGTGGGCGCTGACCGCGATCGTGGTCGAGCCCGCGAGCAGGCCGCTGAACCCGCCGTGTCCACGGCTGCCCAGCACCACCATCGCCGCGTCGGCGGAGCGCTGTCGCAGCCCGATCGCGGCCGGGGTGTCCAGCACCTCACCGCGTACGGTCAGGTCCGGGTGGGAGTCGGCGGCCTCGCTGACGGCGGCCGAGACCAGTTCCCCCACCTCCTGCCGGGTCGTGTCGTCCGGCCAGGTGCCCGGTCCGGGGCCGGGTCCGATCCAGCTGCCGGCGGTCATCCACTCGAAGGCGTACGCCAACCGGACCGGCGCCCCCGTCCGCGTGGCCTCGTCCAGCGCCCAGGCGAGCGCGAGCCGGGCTCCCTCGGAGCCGTCGTACCCGACCAGGATCGGCCGCTCACCCATGACTGCCCCGCTCATGGCTGCCCCTCATCCACGACCGCCCCCGCTCATGGCCGCCCCGCTCATGGCCGCCCCGCTCACGGCCGCCCCGCTCACGGCCCCCGCTCGTCACCGTCCCCGTTCCTCACCGTCCCCGTTCCTCACCGTCCCCGTTCCTCAGCGCCCCCGTTCCTCAGCGCCCCCGTTCCTCAGCGCCCCCGTTCCTCACCGCCCCGGCTCGTCCACCGCTCAGCCGCGGTTGCCGATCCAGCGCCATTCGGCTACCCGTGGCGCGTCCTCGCCGTACCGGCGGGTGTACTCGCGGCACTCCTGCCGGGCGTCGATCATGGATTGGCGCAGGTGTGCGGCTCGGGCGGCCAGGCCGGGCACCCGGTCGATCACGTCGACCACCAGGTGGAACCGGTCGAGCTGGTTGAGCATCACCATGTCGAACGGTGTGGTGGTGGTGCCCTCCTCCTGGTAGCCGCGTACGTGCAGGTTGTCGTGGTTGGCGCGGCGGTACGTCAGCCGGTGGATCAGCGCCGGATAACCGTGGTACGCGAAGATCACCGGCCGGTTCCGGGTGAAGATCGTGTCGAACTGGGCGTCCGGCAGCCCGTGTGGATGGGCTACCTCGGACTGGAGGCGCATCAGGTCGACCACGTTCACCACCCGTACCCGTAGTTCGGGCAGGTGCCGCCGGAGCAGGTCGGCGGCGGCCAGCGTCTCCAGGGTCGGTACGTCACCGGCGCACCCGAGCACCACGTCCGGCTCGGACCCGTCGTCGCTGCTGGCCCAGCCCCAGATCCCGAGCCCGCGCCGGCAGTGCAGCACCGCCTCGTCCATCGCCAGCCAGTTCGGGCCGGGCTGCTTGCCGGCGACCACCACGTTGATGTAGTGCCGGCTGCGCAGGCAGTGGTCCATCGTGCAGAGCAGGGTGTTGGCGTCCGGTGGCAGGTAGACCCGGACCACCTCGGCCTTCTTGTTCACCACGTGGTCGATGAAGCCCGGATCCTGGTGCGAGAAGCCGTTGTGGTCCTGCCGCCAGACATGACTGGACAGCAGGTAGTTCAGCGAGGCCAGCGGCTGCCGCCAGGCGATGTCGCGGGTCGTCTTGAGCCATTTGGCGTGCTGGTTGACCATCGAGTCGACGATGTGGATGAACGCCTCGTAGCTGGTGAAGACGCCGTGCCGACCGGTCAGCAGGTAACCCTCCAGCCAACCCTGACAGAGGTGTTCGGAGAGCACCTCCATCACCCGGCCGTCGGGGGAGAGGTGGTCGTCGTCCGGGCGTCGTTCGGCGACGAAGACCCGGTCGGTCACCTCGAAGACCGCCTCCAGCTTGTTCGAGGCCACCTCGTCCGGGCCGAACAGCCGGAACCGGTCCGGGTTGGCCACGATCACGTCGCGCAGCCACCGCCCGGTCGGGATGGTCGCCCCGGTCGCGGTGGCGCCGGGTTCCGGCACCGCCACGCCGTAGTCGCGGTAGTCGGGCAGCACCAGGTCGCGCAACACCTGGCCACCATTGGTACGCGGGTTCGCGCTCATCCGCAGGTCGCCGGCGGGCACCAGCTCGCACACCTCGGGTACGGGCGAACCGGTGGCGTCGAACAGCTCCTCGGGGTGGTAGCCGCGCAGCCAGCGCTCCAACTGGGCCAGGTGCTCCGGGTTGTCCCGTACCCCGGCCAGCGGGACCTGGTGGGCGCGGAAGGTCCCCTCGACCCGGCGGCCGTCGACCTCGCGCGGTCCGGTCCAACCCTTCGGCGTACGGAGCACGATCATCGGCCAGCGGGGGCGCTCGACCACGCCGGTGCTCCTGGCCCGGCCCTGGATGGTGGCGATCTCGTCCAGCGCCCGGTCCAGGGTGCCGGCGAGTTCCCGGTGCACCCGGTCCGGTTCGTCGCCGGCAACCACGTACGGCCGGTAGCCGTAGCCGTGCAGCACCGACAGCAGGTCCTGTTGCGGGATCCGGTCGAAGATCGACGGGTTGCCGATCTTGTAGCCGTTGAGGTGCAGGATCGGCAGTACGGCGCCGTCGCGGGCCGGGTTCAGGAAGACGTTCGACAGCCAGCTGCCGGCCAGTGGTCCGGTCTCCGCCTCGCCGTCGCCGATCACGCAGGCCACTATCAGGTCGGGGTTGTCGAACGCGGCGCCGTAGCCGTGCATCAGCGAGTAGCCGAGTTCGCCACCCTCGTGGATCGAGCCCGGCACCTCGGCGGCGACGTGGCTGGGGATGCCGCCGGGGAAGGAGAACTGCCGGAACAGTCGTTCCATCCCGCTCTCGTCCCGGTTGACCGACGGGTAACGCTCGCTGTAGGTCCCCTCCAGCCAGGTGTTGGCCACGATCGCCGGCCCACCGTGTCCGGGCCCGGTCACGTAGATCATTTGTAGTTGGCGCCGGACGATGGTCCGGTTCAGGTGCGCGTAGATCAGGTTCAGTCCGGGGCTGGTGCCCCAGTGGCCGAGCAGCCGGGGCTTGATCTGGGCCGCGGTCAGCGGCTCGCGCAGCAGCGGGTTGGCCATCAGGTAGATCTGGCCCACGGTCAGGTAGTTCGCCGCCCGCCAGTACGCGTTCAGCCGACGCAGCTCGTCGTCGGTCAGCGGGGCGTGCGGATCCAGGGCGGTGTCCATCGGCCTGAGCCTGCCGTCTGTCGGGTGCCCGCGCAGGCGGATCGGCGGATTGTTCCCCCGAGCGGGGACCCGCCCGCCCGTACCCACGCCTTCCGCCTACCGGGTACGGCGTTCAGGCCTGCACGTACAGGCCGTGCGGGGTGCGGACGATGACCACCGGGGTGGGCGAGTGGTAGAGCAGGGCCTGGCTGAGCGCACCGAGCATGCTGCGCGAGGGTTGCTCGCCGCGCATGCTGACCACCACGACCTCGGCCGAGCGCGACTCGTCGATCAGGATCTGTTTCGAGTCGCCGCTGCGCACCCGGGGGACGACCCGCACGTCCGGGTACTTCCGCCGCCACGGCACCAACGCGCTGTCGAGTTCGTCGGCCACCGAGTGGTCCGGCTCCTGCGCCGGATTGTCCGCCTCCCAGATCCGCAGGGCGACGAGTTCGGTCTCGCGCCAGGAGGCGGCGTCGAACGCGAAGCCGAGCGCGGTTTCCGTACCGACTCCGCAGTCGATGCCGACCAGCACCGGGCCCGACGGTGGGGAGCTTTCGCGTACGACCAGCACGCTGCACCCGGCGCGGGCGGCGACCTGAACCGACAGCGCCTCGATCGGTACGGCGGTCTGGCCGGAGAGCCCGCCGTCGCCGAGCACCATCAGCGCGGCGCTGCCCGATTCGCGCAGCAGGGTGGTCAGTGCCGGTCCCTCGATCAGCGCGCAGGACAGTCGTAGTTCCGGTGCGGCCTCGGTCGCGGTGTTGGCGGCCTCGTTGAGGAGATGTTCGGCGGGTGCGCGCAGTTCTCCTTCGAGCGGGGTGTCCGGGTCGGCGACCCAGTTGAAGGCGTGCACGATCCGTAACGTACGGCGGTGTGCCGCGGCCTCGTGGGCGGCCAGCCGGACGGCGGTCATGCTCTGCGCGGAGTTGTCCACCCCGACCACGACCGGTGCGTTCGCGGGCAGGCTCATCGTCGTCACCTCCGGGCCCGGTCGCCGGCAGCCGGGTGGCGGGCTGGCACGTTGCGTTTGGCTCCGGTACCGACAGTAGTGGCGGGTCCGGGTCGGCGGACCGGGTTCGGCGGGGTGGGTGGCTCGACCATCGGCCCGAACACATCCTGCTCGGCCTGCTGCGCGAGGGGGAGGGGCTGGCCGCGATGACCCTCGGTCGGGCCGGGCCGGACCTCGCCGAGCTGCGCCGCCAGGTGATCCACTCCCTCGGCGCGGCCGCCTGACGTACGCCGGACGAGCCCACGTCCGCCGCCGGCCGCGACCGGCGGCGGATGTGACGGTCCCACTACTGCCGACTGCAAGGTATGACATGGAGGATATGTATCTGCATCAATAGATTGGGGCTAGCGTGAGGCGCACTGACGGCGTTGCCGCACCGGACCGGGAACCGGCCGCAGCGTGTGCAGCGTTGCTCAACCCCCAA is a window of Micromonospora sp. NBC_01699 DNA encoding:
- a CDS encoding FadR/GntR family transcriptional regulator; translation: MALTDEAIHKIKEMIVSGELRPGDRLPKEADLADRLGLSRNSLREAVKALSVIRVLDVRQGDGTYVTSLDPGLLLDAMSFVVDFHRDDTVLQFLEVRRILEPAAAAMAAQRMTEEGIATLRTLLDGLGGEPTIDALVANDLEFHRQIAAGAGNDVLCSLIDSLSGPTTRARIWRGLTQESAVARTREQHAAILDAIASRQPELARSWATVHVAGVEEWLRRAL
- a CDS encoding right-handed parallel beta-helix repeat-containing protein; amino-acid sequence: MAEIRAFRRALGVALGGLVAIPVILVGSAGPAQAAPNCGAVVTASTTVTANLVDCPGDGLVIGAHNIVLNLNGRTIDGVGLGVGVHNNGFDRVTIRNGTITGFDYGVRLNPGTLGNLVTAITARHNEVAGVELVNADTNNRVIGNVLEFQSQRGIAVLGGSTGNIVRGNTVRENRDGIYVENSASNTVETNQVIDSSDRGIEVVGSQRVTLRSNTLTGSGDAALALSGSNLNTVDSNTVTGSGDAGILLGTAHDNQVLNNRVSGSGDAGILLDVAHRNTVRANNLNVSAPNASGIELIGSNSNVLQSNTANAQLSSGVELQNSAANRLLSNTANTNNGAGIFVTGSAETAGNVLDGNTTNANNGNGIVVDNAGNTVRRNIARNNSGWGIYAAPGNTDGGGNRASGNSQVGQCYGVTCTA
- a CDS encoding cold-shock protein, whose translation is MVRGRFIRFDEARGYGFITPDGGGEDVFVHANVLGDGKYAFVPGMPVEFDAVESDRGMKALAVRILKSDRAATPAGNGLSGEVSVVERSEDDGMCDVLTPAGFRHEVTELLLNAVPTMTGAQIVQLRQGLVVLAQRHGWVEH
- a CDS encoding serine acetyltransferase → MFDTLRQDFRRNRDPLVRLVLAVFRFGQWTAARRTATRRCWTLPYKVLNLLVIRLGTNSDLPRELSCGPGLRLFHPYGLVFHRDARLGRNVSMYHQVTIGRRDHSGEPVIGDEVTVGAGATVLGPIVIGRGAKIGAGATVLDDVPPGGRALGPRASVTSLSTTNRPPLLDPALPPDTPLTNPN
- a CDS encoding ThuA domain-containing protein; the protein is MTRPLRRWLAAVAGATIVIPGLVAVPASAAPDPGTAEERLVTAENGPAALRSEVRAPDDYRVLVFTKTAGTRRPSISDGVRTIQALASANGFTATVTQDGAAFTAENLADYRAVVFLNTTGNVLNPGQEAAFESYVKAGGGYVGVHAAAETEPDWAFYQNLVGAKASGVASTEAGVVEVADRVHPATEATPQTMTLTEEWYNFSSNVRGTSHVLATAQEKSFAGGTMGFDHPVSWCKDYQGGRSFYTGLGHSIETYRVGGFKKHLLGGIQWAAGVVEGDCGATVLGNYEKVTLNDEPGEPMSLSVLPDGRVLHNTRGGEIRLYDPTTGASPVITTVPVYQHDEDGLQTITIAPDFATSKWVYIYYSPPLNTPLDNPATPGVNEGDAPATSTDPTVWNAFKGYNQLSRVKFVDGPTPRLDMSTEQQIIRVDTDRGICCHVAGKVKFDGKGLVYLITGDDTNASGSDGFVPINESPTQGPGYDAQRSAGNTNDLRGKVLRLKVKENGTYSIPAGNLFPENADYDNRTRPEIFLMGLRNPFRFDVDSNGFVYVGDYSPDSRTSSPTRGPEGVGRWFATNKAANYGWPYCYSPSLPYIDYDFATRTSGEPFNCGAPVNNSPRNTGRTVLPAVAQPQFWYTYEARTTCAGGYLQTPPATCDFQWPVIGTGGVGPHGGPIYKYDSANTSETKFPEYYNNSVVFGEFTRDKLFMMRTNGSGQLTGVEAFLPGVVFDNPMEMEFGPDGNLYVLEYGDGFFRANPDAQLSMIRYVKGTRSPIAALSANPTSGQAPLPVRFSSAGSSDPDPGESISFAWDFDSNGTVDSADPNPTHTYTANGVYNAKLTVTDSSGKTAVLTREIVVGNTAPTVTVTVPAGGTFFNWGDTVPFTVAVTDPEDGAVDCSRVTVSFVLGHDTHGHGETETSGCTGTLPTPADGADHAGGYLYGGVSATYTDLGANGQPALTTVGQTIIQLRRQQAEHAQVQQGVTIAATTDTGGGSQVGGIDAGDHIAFEPINFAGVNSVTLRYSGGSTATVGQPRANVELRVGSPTGTVVATATLNATSGNSSYASQSIPVTHPAGPQRLYLLFTPVTGGPTTSLLNLNWIEFGTTAP
- a CDS encoding aminoacyl-tRNA deacylase translates to MPGSAVTALDSAAVTYEVIRHGPVGSVAEAAAALGLAVADIVKTIVIRRGDDDYVFVLVPGDRVISWPKLRALLGVNRLSLPDAGTARDATGYERGTITPFGATTAWPVVADERVRGRRITLGAGERGVAIALDADEAVRALDATVADVTEPEPPR